Proteins from one Candidatus Caccoplasma merdavium genomic window:
- the ruvA gene encoding Holliday junction branch migration protein RuvA, translating to MIEYIRGEVVELTPTLAVIDCQGVGYGLNISLTTYSTLAVGRETRLYVYEAIREDAHLLYGFIDRRERELFLLLISVSGVGPNTARMILSSLSPAELEQVIASGQVNLLKSVKGIGAKTAERIIVDLKDKIKAGGDTLLISHTTQQQELQDEAVAALVMLGFAQAASQKVVQKLLKENPALKVEEVIKTALKML from the coding sequence ATGATCGAATACATTCGCGGCGAAGTCGTCGAACTCACCCCCACCCTGGCCGTCATCGATTGCCAAGGCGTAGGCTACGGCCTCAACATCTCACTCACCACATACAGCACGCTGGCCGTCGGCCGGGAAACTCGCTTGTATGTCTACGAAGCCATACGCGAAGACGCCCATCTCCTCTACGGATTCATCGACCGCCGCGAACGGGAACTCTTCTTATTGCTCATCTCGGTCTCGGGCGTGGGTCCCAACACCGCCCGCATGATTCTCTCCTCTCTTTCTCCGGCCGAACTCGAACAGGTCATTGCCTCGGGACAAGTGAACCTGCTCAAATCGGTCAAAGGAATCGGGGCAAAAACCGCCGAACGCATAATTGTTGACCTCAAAGATAAAATAAAAGCAGGGGGTGATACGTTACTTATAAGCCACACGACCCAACAGCAAGAGTTGCAGGACGAAGCCGTCGCCGCCCTGGTGATGCTGGGATTTGCCCAGGCTGCCTCCCAAAAGGTCGTGCAGAAGCTGCTTAAAGAGAACCCGGCCCTGAAAGTCGAAGAGGTCATAAAAACCGCACTGAAAATGCTGTAA
- a CDS encoding polymer-forming cytoskeletal protein has protein sequence MSKETSNGMVHNNFSVNTAIVGNINAGSDIRIDGSLQGNIECAGKVIIGEQSHIQGNIMAANAEINGKVNGNLTIQDTLTLKATSTVEGDITTQILIIEPKAVLNGSCKMQDPKRAGKESK, from the coding sequence ATGAGCAAAGAGACATCAAACGGAATGGTCCACAATAATTTCTCGGTCAATACCGCCATCGTAGGGAACATCAACGCCGGCAGCGACATACGCATCGACGGTTCATTGCAAGGAAACATCGAATGCGCGGGGAAAGTCATCATCGGCGAACAGTCCCATATACAGGGCAACATCATGGCCGCCAATGCCGAAATCAACGGCAAGGTCAATGGCAATCTCACCATACAGGACACCCTTACCCTGAAAGCGACCTCGACCGTCGAGGGCGACATCACCACCCAGATACTCATCATCGAACCGAAAGCCGTACTCAACGGCAGCTGCAAAATGCAAGACCCCAAACGAGCCGGAAAAGAAAGCAAATAA